Genomic segment of Ferviditalea candida:
TCGCTATTGAATCCATGGGCGGCAAGACATTCGGTTTTGGAGCAGGACGCCCGGACATTTGGCATCCTGAAGAAGACATTTACTGGGGTGCTGAAACGGAATGGCTGGGCGATAAACGTTACACAGGCGATCGTGAGCTTGAGAATCCGCTTGCTGCCGTTCAGATGGGCCTTATCTATGTCAACCCGGAAGGCCCTAACGGCAATCCGGATCCGCTTGCAAGCGCTCGCGACATACGCGAAACCTTTGCACGTATGGGAATGAACGATGAAGAAACAGTCGCCCTAACGGCCGGCGGCCATACTTTTGGCAAGGCACACGGTGCGGGAGATGCCGCTCTTGTCGGTCCGGAGCCGGAAGGCGCTCCCATCGAAGCGCAAGGCTTGGGTTGGCAAAGCGCATACGGCACCGGCAAAGGCCGCGACACAATCTCCAGCGGTATTGAAGGTGCTTGGACGGCCAATCCGACAAAGTGGGATAATGGTTACTTTGATCTGCTGTTTGGATACGAATGGGAGCTCACAAAGAGTCCTGCAGGCGCGCATCAGTGGGTTGCTGTAAATCCTGCTGAGAAGGACCTTGCGCCGGATGCGGAAGATCCGTCGATTCGTGTTCCAACGATGATGACCACTGCGGATATGGCACTGCGTATGGATCCGGAATTCGAAAAGATTTCCCGCCGTTTCCACCAGAATCCGGAAGAGTTTGCAGATGCATTTGCTCGCGCATGGTTCAAATTATTGCACCGTGACATGGGTCCTCGTTCCAGATATCTGGGTCCGGAAGTTCCGGAAGAAGAGCTTATCTGGCAGGATCCTATTCCTTCCGTCAATTATGAATTAACAGATGCAGAAGTGGCAGAGCTTAAAGCTAGGATCCTGGACTCGGGACTTACAGTCAGCGAGCTGGTAACCACTGCTTGGGCTTCAGCCAGCACCTTCCGCGGTTCAGATATGCGCGGCGGCGCCAATGGCGCCCGCATCCGTCTTGCTCCACAGAAGGATTGGGAAGTGAATCAGCCCGAACAGCTTGCAAAAGTGCTTACTATACTGGAAGGCATTCAAAATGATTTCGACAAGAATGTCAGCATGGCCGATTTGATTGTACTCGGCGGTAGTGCCGCAGTCGAAAAAGCTGCACGGGATGCAGGCTTTGAGGTAACTGTTCCTTTTGCTCCCGGACGCGGCGATGCAACAGAAGAGCAAACGGATGCAGACAGCTTTGCAGTGCTCGAGCCTATCGCTGACGGTTTCCGCAACTACCAGAAGAAGCAGTATAGTGTAAGTGCAGAAGAGCTCCTGGTAGACAAGGCGCAGCTGCTTAACCTCACTGCACCTGAAATGACTGTACTGATTGGCGGCATGCGTGTTCTGGGTGCAAACTACGGCGGCACAAAACACGGCGTATTCACGGATCGGGTAGGCACACTCACGAACGACTTCTTTGTCAACCTGCTTGACATGGGAGTAGTGTGGGAGCCTGTAGACGGAAACGTGTATAATGGACGCGACCGCAAGACAGGTGAAGTCGTGCGTACGGCAACCAGAGTTGACCTGGTGTTCGGTTCAAACTCCGTTCTGCGTGCCCTTGCGGAAGTTTATGCCCAAGACGATAACAAAGAGAAGTTTGTGCGCGACTTTATCGCTGCCTGGACCAAGGTCATGAATGCGGATCGTTTCGACCTTCATTAACGGCTGCTACGGCTAATACAGCAACAAAGCCCGGGACTTCGCAGAAAGGTGGAAGAAGCAGAGGAGCGCGCCTCATACAGAAGTCACTCCTCACGGATCCACTATGTTGCCCGAAGTGTCAGGGTGTGATGCGTATCGTTGCCTTCAGACAACATTTCGCAGATGACGATGCACGATACACTCGATCCCGAAGCACCTTACGAGGATGCCTAATCTCAACTCACGCCTTATGATGAGGAAAGTGAGTTTTGATTCAGGAGCATTAGTGAGGTGCTTTTTTCATCTACGGCTTTCCGCCGGGAGAGTTGGATTATCTCAAAAGGAAATTGCGAAGCTCGCAGAAAAATATAGGCGACTTGGCTCCTACCTTGATCGAACTTTCACCGACTAGTTGTACCTAACTTGGCTAGACGCGCTAATGTTGAAAAAAGAGCCCTAGTCGTTAAGTCGAAGTCAGGGCTCCTTACTTTAAGTGTTTAGTTGCCGGCAGGCAGCATCAGCTTTTGACCAACCTGAATCAGATCGAGATTCGCCAAATTATTGATTTTAGCCAGCTCATGCCAATCCAATTTGTACATGGAAGCAATTTTTCCGACCGTATCGCCGGCTTTGACGGTATACATTTTCAAAGGTTGACCGGTAGCAGGATCAAGGAACAGTTTTGCTGCAACAGGGCCTTTGTTGAAATCAAACATATTTTCTATGCTTCCGGCTTGCGCATCCAAAGATTCTCCGCCAATGCGGCCCAATTTCCAGTTGTCTTCGACAAACTTAAGGATGGAGGCTTGATCCGTCAAGGTGTGGTCAACAAACTTCTGCTTGGCATAAGTGGAGTAGACCAACAACGGCAATCTCGGACCGTAACCGGCTTTACCGGATTCAACCGACTGGCCGTTTGCCGGCGCATAAACATGATCGTACCAGCCGTCGGAGTCATCATAGCTGATAATTACCGCGGTGCTGTTCCATTCCGGTGTTTTTTTGAAGGAGATTGATCGTATTCACGATGAATGTCTGCTCATCCAAAGGATCGGAGTATCCGGCATGTCCGTCTTGATACATAGGCACTTTCAAATAGCTGACTGCGGGCATATTTCCATTGTCAACCGCTGTCCAGAAATCCTTCATGTCATATTGGTGATTCACTTGGTCTGTTTTACCGATCATCGCCGGAGAGCTTGGCGGCAGGTGATTCGGATTTGCAGTCGAAGTGTAATATTGGAAAGGCTGATGGTGCGGACTGTAGTCCGTAACCTCTTTTCCGCCAACGTTCTTGCTCTTTGCGGAAGGATCGGCAAAACCCTTGGAACCAGCCCCAGGTCACGCCCTTTGCGTTAAGAAGATCTCCGACGTTTTTGTTGGCATCGCATTTTCCCTTCCATGAGTTTTGTTGCCTCCCAATTGATATTTTTGAAATCTTACAATCAATGACAAAAATATCAGACAAATCTTAAATGAACTTTAAAGGCTTGTGAAGAATTTGTGCGGTTTTTTTCTGTCCGAACCAGCAAAAAAGGGCCTCGGCGGCACCCTGCTTTGTTCAAAACAACCTTATGACCGCCATGATGATGATTCCCGCGATGACGGTAACGGATAGCTTTTTCGTCCATACGGCAATAATCAAAGTCGGCACGATCGCTGCAAGAACACTCCAATCGATTGAGATCCAGGCGTTTTCCTGCTTGATGAAGCTGCCGACGGTCAGCGCCGTAAGGATGCTGATCGGGATAAAGGACAGCCATTTGGTGATGATTGCGGGAAGCGTTACTTTGCGAATAACGATAAATGGCAGGATTCTGGGAATCATCGTGACGACAGCGGAACCGATAATGACAAGAAGTATGTTTGCGTCAAGGGTCATCTATCCATCACCGCCCCAATCGCCGCTGCGATTATGGTTGACAACAGAACTGCGATCGATATGGAAACGAACATGCTCAAAATGAACATGAGTATGGCCGTGTACAAAATCAGCGTCAGATAAAGCTTCAACCGGCTCTCTTTAAGATTTTGCAACTGCAGAACAAGCAGGGCTACAAACATGGCGGTTAAAGCAAAATCCAACCCGAACGCTTTCGGGTTCGATATCCATTTGCCCGCTGTCGCGCCTAAAACGCTGGCCATAATCCACCCCGCATAGGCGGACAGATTCAATCCGTACATCCAGCGGTCGTTGATCGGTTCCTTTTTTGCCATTCTGGTCACTGCCACGCCAAACGTTTCGTCCGTCAACAGCGCGCCAATGCCAATGTTCTTGAGCAGCGAATACTTCGTTAACACGGGAGCAAGCGTCATGCTCATCAGCAGGTGACGCAAATTCACGATAAACGTTGTGAACACGATTACGGAAATCGGTGTTCCCTGTACCAGCAGCGCAAAAATGATGAACTGGGCGGCGCCCGCATAAACCAGTGCGGACAGCAATCCGATCTCCAAAACGCTGAAGTTGGAAGAGGCGCCCACGATACCTGCAGCAATTCCAATACTCATGTAACCGATAAATGTTGGAAGCGCATCCTTTATGCCTTCATACCAGGTTAGCTCTCTATCTTCCATTCTTGTGGACATTTCCATATCAACCTCAACTAATGAATTGTAATATGATTTCAATAATTGGTCTGACTTCCTGTTTATTTTATCAAAATTTCCATTCCATCATCTCTTTTTTATAGGCTATGTTAAATTAAATTGTTGATCTTTGGTCGCAAAAACAAGTTCAAATCGAGCAGGTCCATGTGCCTTTGCATGGGTCTGTTGCATGTTAGATACCGCGCTTATTCAACGCTTTGCCGATGGGGAAATCTTGAACAAACCTGCGCAAAGCCGCATTGATTGCTTTCATTTCACTTTCAGACAGAACTTTTTCGATCAATCCGTACACTTGTTCTTCAACGAGCTTTATTTTTCGCTGCTTCCCGCCCTTCTTTCGTCAGCTGCAGCACAACGAATCTCGAGTCCTCGGATGATTCATTCTCTCGATCCATCCATCCTTCACCATGCAGTCAACTAATCTTGGCGAGTCCCAAATCCTTCAGAGACGATGGCTGCCGCGTCTCCAAAAAGCGAATGACCTCTGCCTGAGAAGAGGTCACTCCCGCTTGCTCCAACAGTTGATTCAACAAACGATTCCCTGCTTGCGAATATTATCCGATGATTCGGGGCTTGATCTTGGGACCATGATTCGCCAAGACGGCCAGGCAATCCTCTCGCTCCGAAAACTCTCTCGCCCAATTCAACGAACGCTGCGCATCCGGCCATTCCTCAAAGTTTGATCGTAAATCGCCGATCCGTCGCACCGCCGTTCGAGAATACCCGTTCCGTATATTGAATTTCTTGATCCGACATCAACAAAACGGTCGAGCTCCTCGTCCCATAATTCTTGCTTTTGATAAACAGCGGCGAGAGCGTTCTTTCCCATTCCAAAGAAACGCCTGAATGGGGAAGAAGCTCATCCTGAAAAAAGGATTCATTGCTAAGAAGATGAAAAAGCTTCTCTGCGATATCCTCATGGTTTTCGTCAATGATCCTGGTCATGCCTTCCTTTCCTGTTCGCACTTTGGGCCATTCGGTATTTAACAGATGATTGCTTACACCATATATTCCGGGTTCTATCCTCTGCAGCTGCAATCCGACATTGGAATAATAGTAAAGTTCATTCAGATCTCCAGCCACTAAGTTATATCCTGGATACTGATCATTGGTTTTCCTTAAGTCTTGCATATAATCTTGTAAATTCCCTTTGATTTTCAAAGCATCTACGACCAATTCACCACGCGAACGTTTCCCTACTGTTATGGCTTTGGGATCCCTGTAATTTGTCAAAGCCGAGAATCGTCCCTCTTGCGTGACTCCCATCCAAGTCCCCATTTTGTCCAGATCCCTGCCGGCCAGAATATGAGGAATGTCCCTCCAAAAATGAGCCGGAGCCGTTGGCCTTTGATAAAATTCGTCTCTGTTTGCGGCAACGATGAGTTTATAAAGCGGGTGCGCCCGATATGCAAATAGGATTAAACACATGAAATCACAGCCCTCATAAAATTTTATTAATCGTTATGGGACTCTACTAATTGTTTGAGGCGGACAATCTTTCGTCCCAGTATTGTTCAAAAAAGGCAAGCCATTCTTTAAGTTCGGCAAGGGGCTCCGGTTGCAGCTTATAAAGCGTTTCCCGTCCCTTTCTGTGACTCGTGACAAGACCCGCATCGAAAAGAATGTGCAGATGCTTGTTGACAGCGGTACGGCTTATAGGGAAATGCCGCGCAATGGCAGTAACCGGCATTTCCTTATGACCAACTTCGGTGAGCGTACAGGAGCCGGATTTAGGCAGGTATAAAAGGATTTCGCCAGAATCCCATTTCCTACATTGTTTTTTCCTTTGTCATCGTATCTCCTTTTTTAGGATCCGTTTAAATAAAAGTTGCCCCAAATACAAACATAATAGTACCAAATGGCAAAGCAAAACCACTTGAAATCCAGATGGTTTTATTGGTTCCGGCAAAAACAACCTGGATTGATAAACTGATCAGGTGGATAAATAAAATAAAAGGCCAGAGTCGTACCTCTTAACTTTTCTTTTTGAGTACCTGTTCCTGAGAAATAAAGCAATAAAGGGGGCCGGCATTCCCATGCTGGTTGTCAAACACATCTTCTATTGCTCATCAAATAACCTCATAACGATTATAACACAGTTTTTCAAGGACAATTTCCACCTTTCGCTTTACCTTCTCTTGCGATATTATTTCTATGATCTTCGTCTGCAACCCGGACAATATTTAACCGTTTCTGCAACTCTAGTCCCAGGACAATAATGCTCGGCTGTACATCTTTATCTTTCCGCATGGCCGGCATGATCTGAGCACGGGAGATGCGGTATTCATCAGTTGTTAATCGATTGAAAATGGCAAGGATCCGTAAATAGAAAATTGCCCTGTCCCTTGTGGAGTGCTTGGTCAAATCCGATCACTCCAATACGGGGCTTGTCGAAGCAGGAGTTTAAAACAGGTTCAAAATGGAAAAAATGCTCAAAAAAAGCTGAAAGAGCACCAAATTTGCATCTCCTTCTTGACAAAATAATTCATATAAAGTTATAATTAAAATAAATTTATATTTATTATAGTTTGTTTTTTAGTACAAGCTATATATAATTCTAAAACCAACTTAGGAGGAAACTTGATCATGTCTTTAATTGGAAAAGAAGTACAACCGTTCAAAGCATCAGCTTACCGCAATGGAGAGTTTGTTGAGGTCTCGGAAGCAGACTTCAAAGGCAAATGGAGCGTAGTTTGCTTTTATCCGGCAGACTTTACCTTCGTATGCCCGACCGAGCTTGAGGATCTGCAAAACGAATACGAAAACCTGAAGGCACTGGGGGCTGAAGTGTATTCCGTTTCCACGGATACCCACTTTACACATAAAGCATGGCATGATACTTCAGCAGCTATCGGCAAAATTACTTATACGATGATCGGTGACCCTACGCATACGATCTCCCGTAACTTCGATGTGCTGATTGAAGAGAGTGGTCTTGCTGACCGCGGTACGTTCATCATCGATCCGGACGGCGTCATCCAAGCCATTGAAATTAATGCTGGCGGCATCGGCCGTGATGCAAGCACTCTGATCAACAAACTTAAAGCAGCTCAATATGTTCGCAAAAACCCGAAGGAAGTTTGCCCGGCAAAATGGCAGGAAGGCGCTGCAACACTGAAGCCGAGCCTCGAACTCGTAGGAAAGATCTAAGGAGTGCAATAAATGGTACTGGACTCGGAGATTAAGGCACAATTAAACCAATATCTTCAGCTCATGGAAAACGATGTGCTGCTCAAAGTGAGTGCAGGGTCCGATACCGTATCTAAAGACATGCTGGCTTTAATCGATGAGATAGCCAGCATGTCTTCTAAAATTACGGTAGAAAATGTACTTTTGCCGAGAACACCGAGCTTCAGCGTGAATCGTGTGGGCGAAGATACTGGAGTAACTTTTGCCGGTGTCCCTTTAGGACACGAATTTACTTCCTTGGTGCTGGCTCTACTGCAGGTTAGCGGAAGAGCGCCCAAGGTGGATCAGAGCGTAATTGAGCAAATTAAGGGCATTCGCGGCGAATATCATTTTGAATCTTACATCAGCCTGAGCTGCCACAACTGTCCCGACGTCGTGCAGGCACTGAACCTGATGAGCATCCTCAATCCGGGCATTACGCATACCATGATTGACGGTGCGGTGTTCAAAGCGGAGGCGGAAAGCAAAAACGTCATGGCCGTACCGACTGTTTACCTCAATGGGGAAGTCTTCAGCAGCGGCCGTATGTCCATTGAAGAAATTCTAGCCAGGATGGGCAGTGCCCCGGATTCATCGGAGCTTGCCAATAAAGTTCCGTACGATGTTCTTGTTGTCGGGGGCGGCCCGGCCGGTGCAAGCGCAGCGATCTATGCGGCGCGCAAAGGCATTCGTACGGGCATTGTGGCCGAACGCTTCGGCGGTCAGGTCTTGGACACCTTGGGCATTGAGAACTTTATCAGTGTCAAATATACCGAAGGGCCCCAGCTCGCAGCAAGCCTTGAAGAGCATGTCAAAGAGTATGGCATTGATATCATGAAGCTGCAGCGTGTCAAACGTTTGGAGAAAAAGGAATTCATCGAAATCGAGCTTGAAAGCGGAGCAGTTCTTAAGAGCAAAACCGTCATCATCTCAACCGGCGCTCGTTGGCGCAATGTCGGGGTACCCGGCGAAGCCGAGTTCAAAAACAAAGGTGTCGCCTACTGCCCTCATTGTGACGGACCCTTGTTCGCAGGTAAACACGTAGCGGTTATCGGCGGCGGCAATTCCGGTATTGAAGCGGCAATTGATCTCGCAGGCATTGTGAAGCATGTAACGGTTCTTGAGTTTATGCCGGAGCTGAAAGCCGATTCTGTTCTCCAAAAGCGTCTTTATAGTCTGCCCAATGTCACCGTCCTCAAGAACGTGCAAACCAAAGAAATTACCGGAACCGACAAGGTCAACGGCATTTCCTATATGGAACGGGATACGGAAGCCGTTCAGCATATTGAATTACAGGGTGTATTTGTGCAAATCGGACTAGTGCCGAATACCGATTGGCTAGGCGACACGGTGGAGCGTACCCGCTTTGGCGAAATCGTTGTCGACAGTCATGGCGCTACAAGCCTTCCCGGCGTGTTTGCCGCAGGGGATTGCACCAACAGTCCCTACAAGCAAATCATTATTTCGATGGGATCGGGCGCGAATGCAGCCTTGGGCGCATTCGATTATCTCATCCGAAATTAATAAACGAGTGAATTGTCGAAAGCCGTTGCGCTATCTGATCGATAGTGCAGCGGCTTTCTTCACGAACCTCCCTCAATAAATTAATGTTTTCTTCGTTTTTCTCGCTTTTACGCATGTTTTCATCTTTGACGCACGAAGCGCTTGAGGATAATATTTGACGAAGA
This window contains:
- a CDS encoding AzlD domain-containing protein, coding for MTLDANILLVIIGSAVVTMIPRILPFIVIRKVTLPAIITKWLSFIPISILTALTVGSFIKQENAWISIDWSVLAAIVPTLIIAVWTKKLSVTVIAGIIIMAVIRLF
- a CDS encoding AzlC family ABC transporter permease, translating into MEMSTRMEDRELTWYEGIKDALPTFIGYMSIGIAAGIVGASSNFSVLEIGLLSALVYAGAAQFIIFALLVQGTPISVIVFTTFIVNLRHLLMSMTLAPVLTKYSLLKNIGIGALLTDETFGVAVTRMAKKEPINDRWMYGLNLSAYAGWIMASVLGATAGKWISNPKAFGLDFALTAMFVALLVLQLQNLKESRLKLYLTLILYTAILMFILSMFVSISIAVLLSTIIAAAIGAVMDR
- the ahpF gene encoding alkyl hydroperoxide reductase subunit F yields the protein MVLDSEIKAQLNQYLQLMENDVLLKVSAGSDTVSKDMLALIDEIASMSSKITVENVLLPRTPSFSVNRVGEDTGVTFAGVPLGHEFTSLVLALLQVSGRAPKVDQSVIEQIKGIRGEYHFESYISLSCHNCPDVVQALNLMSILNPGITHTMIDGAVFKAEAESKNVMAVPTVYLNGEVFSSGRMSIEEILARMGSAPDSSELANKVPYDVLVVGGGPAGASAAIYAARKGIRTGIVAERFGGQVLDTLGIENFISVKYTEGPQLAASLEEHVKEYGIDIMKLQRVKRLEKKEFIEIELESGAVLKSKTVIISTGARWRNVGVPGEAEFKNKGVAYCPHCDGPLFAGKHVAVIGGGNSGIEAAIDLAGIVKHVTVLEFMPELKADSVLQKRLYSLPNVTVLKNVQTKEITGTDKVNGISYMERDTEAVQHIELQGVFVQIGLVPNTDWLGDTVERTRFGEIVVDSHGATSLPGVFAAGDCTNSPYKQIIISMGSGANAALGAFDYLIRN
- a CDS encoding alkaline phosphatase family protein — its product is MPPSSPAMIGKTDQVNHQYDMKDFWTAVDNGNMPAVSYLKVPMYQDGHAGYSDPLDEQTFIVNTINLLQKNTGMEQHRGNYQL
- a CDS encoding alkaline phosphatase family protein, whose protein sequence is MRSISFKKTPEWNSTAVIISYDDSDGWYDHVYAPANGQSVESGKAGYGPRLPLLVYSTYAKQKFVDHTLTDQASILKFVEDNWKLGRIGGESLDAQAGSIENMFDFNKGPVAAKLFLDPATGQPLKMYTVKAGDTVGKIASMYKLDWHELAKINNLANLDLIQVGQKLMLPAGN
- the katG gene encoding catalase/peroxidase HPI, which produces MSTIETANTGKCPVMHGGATSHKSSGTSNRDWWPNQLNLNILHQHDRKSNPMGEDFNYAEEFKKLDYYALKQDLRDLMTNSQDWWPADYGHYGPFFIRMSWHAAGTYRTGDGRGGAGTGAQRFAPLNSWPDNVNLDKARRLLWPIKQKYGNKISWADLLVLAGNVAIESMGGKTFGFGAGRPDIWHPEEDIYWGAETEWLGDKRYTGDRELENPLAAVQMGLIYVNPEGPNGNPDPLASARDIRETFARMGMNDEETVALTAGGHTFGKAHGAGDAALVGPEPEGAPIEAQGLGWQSAYGTGKGRDTISSGIEGAWTANPTKWDNGYFDLLFGYEWELTKSPAGAHQWVAVNPAEKDLAPDAEDPSIRVPTMMTTADMALRMDPEFEKISRRFHQNPEEFADAFARAWFKLLHRDMGPRSRYLGPEVPEEELIWQDPIPSVNYELTDAEVAELKARILDSGLTVSELVTTAWASASTFRGSDMRGGANGARIRLAPQKDWEVNQPEQLAKVLTILEGIQNDFDKNVSMADLIVLGGSAAVEKAARDAGFEVTVPFAPGRGDATEEQTDADSFAVLEPIADGFRNYQKKQYSVSAEELLVDKAQLLNLTAPEMTVLIGGMRVLGANYGGTKHGVFTDRVGTLTNDFFVNLLDMGVVWEPVDGNVYNGRDRKTGEVVRTATRVDLVFGSNSVLRALAEVYAQDDNKEKFVRDFIAAWTKVMNADRFDLH
- the ahpC gene encoding alkyl hydroperoxide reductase subunit C — its product is MSLIGKEVQPFKASAYRNGEFVEVSEADFKGKWSVVCFYPADFTFVCPTELEDLQNEYENLKALGAEVYSVSTDTHFTHKAWHDTSAAIGKITYTMIGDPTHTISRNFDVLIEESGLADRGTFIIDPDGVIQAIEINAGGIGRDASTLINKLKAAQYVRKNPKEVCPAKWQEGAATLKPSLELVGKI
- a CDS encoding NRDE family protein, with product MCLILFAYRAHPLYKLIVAANRDEFYQRPTAPAHFWRDIPHILAGRDLDKMGTWMGVTQEGRFSALTNYRDPKAITVGKRSRGELVVDALKIKGNLQDYMQDLRKTNDQYPGYNLVAGDLNELYYYSNVGLQLQRIEPGIYGVSNHLLNTEWPKVRTGKEGMTRIIDENHEDIAEKLFHLLSNESFFQDELLPHSGVSLEWERTLSPLFIKSKNYGTRSSTVLLMSDQEIQYTERVFSNGGATDRRFTIKL